The genomic interval TTTTCAACTCCATACACCAACTTCTGTTGCCTCCATTAAAGGAACTGCGTTCTGGACCATAACTGACCCCGAAACAGGTGATCAAGTGATTGTCACTGAAGGTCAGGTCGATGTGATGAATAACCTCACCGGTATGATCAGCACGGCTGGTCCCGGTCAAACGGTTAGCTCTACCACTGATGGATATATTCAGACAGGTGAGACTGAAGAGGGGTCGATTCCTCAAGACCCTGAAGAAGAGACACCTGCAGTGGAAGAAGAAACTGGTGATGCTGGATCAGATTCCACAGCAACAGAAACCGAAATGGTTGAAGAAGAGGGTGACACAACAACTGATGATATGCCACCAGTGCCCCCGTCAGCTGTAGCAGAAACAACACCAGAGGCTGAAGAAGAAGAGGCTGAACAAGATGGCGGTGGTGGTGGCGGTCTTGCCATGGATGCTGGTTTTGGTGCGGTTACCATTGATGGTCAGCTCTATAACCAGATCGCCTTACGCCCAGATTTTTCAATCGGTAAATTCGGGATTGGTCTGGATGTGGTTATCTACATGGATCAGGATGGAAATATTCGAAAAGATGAGTGGAATGACGCCAAGGATGTCATTGACAAAATTATGTATGTCCGCTGGGGCGAACCTGGTGATCCCCTTTATGTCCGAGTGGGAACTCTTGAAAATGTAGTTCTCGGATATGGGTTGTTTATGAATGGTTATTCAAACATGATGGAATACCCCTCTGTTAGAAAGACGGGACATCATATTGGTTTTAAACTCGGGAATTTTGGAATTGAAAATGTCGTCGCCAATTACAAGGAGTTTTCTTTTAGTGGGGAGAGCACCGGCCTGGGAATCATGGGTTTACGTGGAACCTTTTCACTAGGAAAACTCACTTTTGGCAGCACTGTTGTTATGGACAATAATCAGTACCTGGGTCTGAAGGATGATGATGGGGATTATATCCCCAATCTGGTGGATGATTTTCCCGATGATGCCGCTTATTCTAAGGATACAGATGGGGATGGACGCCCAGATGCATCGGATGATGAATGGGATATTGACGGTGATGGTAAAACAGATAATTACACGCCAGATCCCACCAGAAATTGGGATGATGAAATCACACGCAAACCAGATCCCTTTGATATCAGCGAAAACCCCAGTACTGTGGGGGGTGTAAGCGTTGATATGGCCTACCCCATTCTCAATATGGACAAGCTGAAGCTGATCATCTTTGCAGAGGCTGGTCAGTATTTTGGTACTGCTGACTCCATGTATTATGACGATAATGATGTGATTCGAAAGAAAGAAGTGCTTTATGGCATGGGCGCAACAGCTCCTGGTCTACGTGCACAGATATTTAATTTCCTCACAGCCAGTCTGGAATTCAGAATTACTCCTACAGGCAACTTTATCTACGGTTTGTTTGATCGCAACTATGATCTGGAGAGAGTTGGTTTCGTCAACTATGCCGGAATGGGATTAACACCACGTACCCGTTATGAAAAGCTCTATGATAATCCATCCATGATGGGTGTTTTTGGTAGTCTCGGTGCCGACCTTTTTGGGTTGGTAACTTTGCAGGCTGGCTATCAGCACATGGCTTCGGGAGATGATGTCGTTAAGGGTATTCAGGGTTCCATCGGTCTCGCACCAAACCTAATTCCAAAGATACAAGGAGCTAATGCCTATATCCTGCGTATGAATGTTGATGATCCCTTTGATATTGTCAGCGAAGGAACCTTGCTGGGATACAAAGTGACGGTTGGTCTGGGTGGTGGAGCCACACTGACCTGGGACTTCCGTCAGAGCTACATTGATCTGAATGGTGACGGTGAAATTGATACCGGATCCGGTTCAGGCGAAGTTGTTGCTCAGACAAGCATCGAAACTGGCTTTTCTTTCTAGATACAACACCGCTTTGCATAAATCAAACGCCCTGCTTTTGCGGGGCGTTTTTTTTGACATCCTTTTTTAGCCAGACATCGAGAGGTGTGACCCTTTGGCGAAAAAAAAGCCGCTCGCCGGAGCTTTGGAGTACCTTGCCCTCATGACACACACTTAAGGAAGGACTCCTGATGAAAACAAGTAAATCGATATTGCTTCTGGTGGGATTGTTGGCGATTTCAACCATGATCCTGGCCCAGCCAAAGACATCAATTGAAACCACAAAGATGTCAGAGACCCTGTATCATTTTAAGGTCACCACTTTTTATCCCGTTAGTACACTTGCCTCCATTGGACCTGACGGCATTCTGCTGGTAGATCCCGGCATGGAGCAATCCCACACAGAACTCATGAAAGCTCTGGCAGAACTGAGTGACATGAACGTGGTCAAGGTAATCAACACCCACTCCCATGATCATCACACCAGTATGAATAAATACCTTGGTGAAACGGCTCAAATTGTGGCCCATGCGGCGAGCACAGAGCTCATGCAGGGTGATCTTGACGTCCTGGTTGAGTGGCCTCAAAAAGCCTTCCCTTCAATATCTATTGATGATGATACCAGCTTTACCTTTAACGGAGAGGAAATCAGATTGATTCCAGTAGCCGGGGGACATTGCAAAGATGACCTCCTGGTATATTTTCCCCAATCAAAAGTCGCCTGCACTGGTGGTGTTCTCAAATCGGGTTCCTACCCCATGGTTGATTTTGCCCGTGGCGGTGATTTTAGAGGCTTTCCGGAACT from Candidatus Neomarinimicrobiota bacterium carries:
- a CDS encoding FecR domain-containing protein, whose protein sequence is MKRIVTLLVFALVLASGVYAEKVAVISKVQGDVLIQKAEDFDYNTPVTMGMILENNDQIKVNDGFAVMLLLDDKSQVKLRENSEVAIALVEDIGGTGYHVRLEYGQALTKYEKGADFGFQLHTPTSVASIKGTAFWTITDPETGDQVIVTEGQVDVMNNLTGMISTAGPGQTVSSTTDGYIQTGETEEGSIPQDPEEETPAVEEETGDAGSDSTATETEMVEEEGDTTTDDMPPVPPSAVAETTPEAEEEEAEQDGGGGGGLAMDAGFGAVTIDGQLYNQIALRPDFSIGKFGIGLDVVIYMDQDGNIRKDEWNDAKDVIDKIMYVRWGEPGDPLYVRVGTLENVVLGYGLFMNGYSNMMEYPSVRKTGHHIGFKLGNFGIENVVANYKEFSFSGESTGLGIMGLRGTFSLGKLTFGSTVVMDNNQYLGLKDDDGDYIPNLVDDFPDDAAYSKDTDGDGRPDASDDEWDIDGDGKTDNYTPDPTRNWDDEITRKPDPFDISENPSTVGGVSVDMAYPILNMDKLKLIIFAEAGQYFGTADSMYYDDNDVIRKKEVLYGMGATAPGLRAQIFNFLTASLEFRITPTGNFIYGLFDRNYDLERVGFVNYAGMGLTPRTRYEKLYDNPSMMGVFGSLGADLFGLVTLQAGYQHMASGDDVVKGIQGSIGLAPNLIPKIQGANAYILRMNVDDPFDIVSEGTLLGYKVTVGLGGGATLTWDFRQSYIDLNGDGEIDTGSGSGEVVAQTSIETGFSF